The Cellulomonas sp. S1-8 genomic sequence TGACAGCGGCACCGAAGCCGCCGGGCCACTGGCTCGTCACGGCGTAGTCGACGCGGCAGCCGGGGGCGGCCTGCGCCATGGTCGACGTGAGCGCGGTGACTCCTGCGGCCACGACCGCGCCGGCGGCGACAGCCGCGACGATCTTCCGTCTGGCGGTCGAGGCCACCTGCGTGCGGGGGGACATGGACTCTCCTCGTGTCGGTCAGCCTGTAGCGCGTCGGGGATCGGCGAACGCCGTCGACGCGCCCGGGACGGGCGTCGTCGTCGACGCCTGTCCCGGACGACCCCCCGATCACACCTGAGGGCAGCGGGTGATGGCGAGCCGACGGCCGATCCCTAATCGTTTCGACATCACGCCCGATGCCGTCGAATCGCTTCCTTGGCGGTCGCGCTCCCACGCTCGGGGACGAGCGGGCCTCGACCGTCCAGCACTCCGGCATGCGTGGGCCGGGGCGCGCCCGGCCCACGCATGCCTCGGAGTCACTCCCTCGTCACCACTTCGCGTTGCGCGCGAGCTCCAACGCCATCGCCTGCCACCAGGCGCCGGCGGACGGGCCGCCGTTGCACGTGCCGTCCGACTCGCCGGGCCGCTTGACCCACAGCAGCGCGTCGAGACCGCTGCCGTCGTTCACCTTGGTGGGACGCTCACCCAGAGCACGGCCGCTCGGGTTGCACCACTCGCTACCCGTCGCGCCGTTGCCGTTGCGGGAGGTGTCGATGACGAACCGCTTGCCGCCGGTCAGCTGGGAGATCTGCTGGCCGTAGGCCTTGGCCTCCGCCGTCGTCCGGTAGTTCGACACGTTGAGCGAGAACCCGACCGCGTCGGTGAACCCGATCCGGTTGAGGCGGTTGGCAGCCTCGGACGCCGAGAGCCACGCCGAGTTGCCCGCGTCGATGTAGACACGCGCACCCTTGGCCGTCAACGACTTCGCGGCGTACTGCAGGAAGCCGACGCGGTCGCCCTGGCCGTTGCAGTCACCGAGCTGCGCGAGCGCATCGGGCTCGAGGATCACCCAGGGGTTGCCCTGGATTCCGGCCGCGACGGTGTCGATCCACCGCGCGTACTCGGACGTCGAGACACCGCCACCCGAGTACGAGCCGCAGTCACGACCCGGGATCGCGTAGACGACGATCTGCGCCGTCTTGCCGGCGGCGCGGGCGCGGCCGGTGTAGTCGCGCACCTGCTGCTGCGTGACGGCGGCCGTCGACCAGTCGCCGATCCACAGCGCCTGCGGCGTCTGCGCGATCTTCGCGAGGAGCGCCTTGTCGTTGCCCGACGCGGCCTGCCAGGCGGCGTACGCGGCCGTCGTGGGGTCGACGTAGAAGTCACCGCTGGGCTGCGGCTGCTGCGTCGGCTGCTGCGTGGGCTGCTGCGTCGGCTGCTGCGTCGGCTGCTGCGTCGGCTGCTGGGTCGGCTGCTGCGTCGGCTGCTGGGTCGGCTGCTGCGTGGGCTGCTGCGTCGGCCCGGTCACCGAGCCCGTGCACGTCGTGCCGTTCAACGTGAAGGACGTCGGAGCACCGTTGCTCCCGCTCCACGAGCCGTTGAAGCCGACCTGCACGGTGGCGTTGGTGCCGAGGTTCCCGTTCCAGGCGACGTTCTTGACCGAGACCTGCGAGCCGGACGTCGTGACGGTGCCGTTCCAGAGCTGCTGGACGGACTGGCCGTTCGGGAAGGTCCAGCGCAGGTCCCACGACGACACGGCGTCGCCCAGGTTGGTGACGGTCACGCTGCCGCCGAAGCCGCCGGACCACTGGCTGGTGACGGCGTAGGCGACGCGGCAGCCGGCGGCCGCCGTCGCGGCGGTGGCTGTGAGGGCGGTGACTCCGGCAGCGACGACCGCGCTCGCGGCGAGCGCCGCGACGATCCTGCGCCCGGTGGCGGGTGCCACCTTCGTACGTGGGGACATGGGCTCTCCTCGGTTCGGGGTCGGCGGGCGGGACGTCGGAGGGACGCGCGCCGT encodes the following:
- a CDS encoding glycoside hydrolase family 6 protein, with the translated sequence MSPRTKVAPATGRRIVAALAASAVVAAGVTALTATAATAAAGCRVAYAVTSQWSGGFGGSVTVTNLGDAVSSWDLRWTFPNGQSVQQLWNGTVTTSGSQVSVKNVAWNGNLGTNATVQVGFNGSWSGSNGAPTSFTLNGTTCTGSVTGPTQQPTQQPTQQPTQQPTQQPTQQPTQQPTQQPTQQPTQQPQPSGDFYVDPTTAAYAAWQAASGNDKALLAKIAQTPQALWIGDWSTAAVTQQQVRDYTGRARAAGKTAQIVVYAIPGRDCGSYSGGGVSTSEYARWIDTVAAGIQGNPWVILEPDALAQLGDCNGQGDRVGFLQYAAKSLTAKGARVYIDAGNSAWLSASEAANRLNRIGFTDAVGFSLNVSNYRTTAEAKAYGQQISQLTGGKRFVIDTSRNGNGATGSEWCNPSGRALGERPTKVNDGSGLDALLWVKRPGESDGTCNGGPSAGAWWQAMALELARNAKW